From the genome of Deinococcus sp. AJ005, one region includes:
- a CDS encoding cobyric acid synthase yields the protein MGKAIMIQGCTSSAGKSYLTAALCRILANEGVRVAPFKAQNMSNNAGVTPAGLEMGRAQLVQAQAARVVPDVRMNPVLLKPEADTRSQVVLLGRASPELTALGWRERKPHLWPHVQKALHSLLDQYDVVVIEGAGSPAEVNLRESDIVNMRVAREAQAAVLLAADIDRGGAFAHLLGTWHCLTLEERALMKGFILNRFRGDARLLSPAPEWLEEQTGVPTVGVVPMLDIPLPEEDGFWTEKQAVGEEEGFVAIARLPRVSNLDEFAPLGPLAHWVTTPAELDGARAIILPGSKSTAADLNWLRASGLAAAVTRAAHAGVPVLGICGGLQMLGQTLSDPHRVEGGGEAHGLGLLDLSTTLAADKTTRLTTMTDAETGLTLSGYEIHHGRTQSGPGVQELAPELLWRAGNVRGTYLHGLLENPAYLERFLGWAGLASPAGLDSLDARLDAISTQVRASLDWEFVRGLL from the coding sequence ATGGGTAAAGCCATCATGATTCAAGGCTGCACCAGCAGCGCTGGCAAGAGCTACCTGACGGCGGCGCTGTGCCGCATCCTGGCCAACGAGGGCGTGCGCGTGGCCCCCTTCAAGGCCCAGAACATGAGCAACAACGCGGGTGTGACCCCGGCGGGCCTGGAAATGGGCCGCGCCCAACTGGTGCAGGCACAGGCGGCGCGGGTGGTGCCCGACGTACGGATGAATCCCGTGCTGCTCAAGCCGGAAGCCGACACCCGCTCGCAGGTGGTGCTGCTGGGCCGCGCCAGTCCCGAACTGACCGCGCTGGGTTGGCGGGAGCGCAAACCGCACCTGTGGCCCCACGTTCAAAAGGCCCTGCACAGTCTGCTGGACCAATATGACGTGGTGGTCATTGAGGGTGCGGGCAGTCCCGCCGAGGTCAATCTGCGCGAATCGGACATCGTGAATATGCGTGTGGCGCGAGAAGCGCAGGCTGCCGTATTGCTGGCCGCCGACATTGACCGGGGCGGAGCCTTCGCGCACCTGCTGGGAACGTGGCATTGTCTGACGCTGGAGGAACGCGCGCTGATGAAGGGCTTCATTCTCAACCGCTTCCGGGGCGACGCGCGGCTGCTGTCGCCCGCCCCCGAATGGCTGGAGGAACAGACCGGGGTGCCGACGGTGGGCGTGGTTCCCATGCTGGATATTCCGCTGCCCGAGGAGGACGGGTTCTGGACCGAGAAACAGGCTGTGGGTGAGGAGGAGGGCTTCGTCGCCATCGCCCGCCTGCCGCGCGTGTCCAATCTGGACGAGTTCGCGCCGCTGGGGCCACTGGCCCACTGGGTCACCACCCCTGCCGAGCTGGATGGCGCGCGGGCCATCATCCTGCCCGGCAGCAAAAGCACCGCCGCCGATCTGAACTGGCTGCGGGCCTCCGGGCTGGCGGCGGCGGTCACGCGGGCCGCCCACGCGGGCGTTCCCGTGCTGGGCATCTGCGGCGGCCTGCAAATGCTGGGCCAGACCCTGAGTGACCCACACCGGGTGGAAGGCGGCGGGGAGGCTCACGGCCTGGGCCTGCTGGACCTGTCCACCACCCTCGCCGCAGACAAGACCACCCGCCTGACTACCATGACCGACGCCGAAACCGGCCTGACCCTGAGCGGTTACGAGATTCACCACGGGCGGACGCAATCCGGCCCAGGCGTTCAGGAACTCGCGCCGGAACTGCTGTGGCGTGCGGGCAACGTGCGCGGCACCTACTTGCATGGCCTGCTGGAAAATCCAGCCTATCTTGAACGCTTCCTGGGCTGGGCGGGTCTGGCCTCACCCGCTGGGCTGGATAGCCTGGACGCCCGTCTGGACGCCATCTCCACCCAGGTTCGCGCCAGTCTGGACTGGGAGTTCGTGCGGGGATTGCTGTGA
- the wrbA gene encoding NAD(P)H:quinone oxidoreductase yields MTNPSGTESKAVKLAIIYYSTYGTNHAMANEAAGAARAAGAEVRVLKAQETAPQAVIDTQDAWKAQQERSADVAVASPDDLEWANAILISSPTRFGGAASQIRAFIDTLGGLWGTGKLADKTFSAMTSAQNPNGGQETTLQTLYITAMHWGAILVPPGYTDPVIFASGGNPYGASVSATGEGLSNADKASIRHQARRQVEVTAKLQ; encoded by the coding sequence ATGACAAACCCAAGCGGAACAGAATCCAAAGCAGTCAAACTGGCGATCATCTACTACAGCACCTACGGCACCAACCATGCGATGGCGAACGAGGCCGCCGGGGCTGCCCGCGCCGCCGGGGCCGAGGTGCGCGTGCTGAAGGCGCAGGAAACCGCTCCACAAGCGGTCATTGACACCCAAGACGCCTGGAAGGCCCAGCAGGAACGTAGCGCCGACGTGGCAGTCGCCTCTCCCGACGATCTGGAATGGGCCAACGCCATCCTGATCAGCTCGCCCACCCGATTCGGCGGGGCGGCCAGCCAGATCCGCGCCTTTATCGACACGCTGGGCGGGTTGTGGGGAACCGGCAAGCTGGCCGACAAGACCTTCAGCGCCATGACCAGCGCCCAGAACCCCAACGGCGGCCAGGAAACCACCTTGCAGACGCTGTACATCACGGCAATGCACTGGGGCGCGATCCTGGTGCCGCCTGGTTACACCGATCCGGTGATCTTCGCCTCGGGCGGCAACCCCTACGGCGCAAGTGTGTCGGCCACGGGCGAGGGCCTGAGCAACGCCGACAAGGCCAGCATCCGCCATCAGGCGCGGCGGCAGGTAGAAGTGACGGCGAAACTGCAATAG
- a CDS encoding type II toxin-antitoxin system Phd/YefM family antitoxin: MPEVVNIHAAKTQLSRLVERAHLGEEIILAKAGKPYARLVPLAPARTREFGFLAGTVELGENFEDEAMRPLNAEELADWE, from the coding sequence ATGCCTGAAGTCGTCAATATCCATGCTGCAAAGACCCAGCTTTCGCGTCTGGTGGAGCGCGCCCACTTGGGCGAGGAAATTATTCTTGCCAAGGCGGGTAAGCCTTACGCGCGGCTGGTGCCACTGGCCCCGGCCAGAACACGCGAGTTCGGCTTTCTGGCCGGGACAGTGGAACTGGGCGAGAACTTTGAGGACGAGGCCATGCGGCCCCTCAACGCCGAGGAACTGGCGGACTGGGAGTGA
- the cbiB gene encoding adenosylcobinamide-phosphate synthase CbiB: MLLALALDLLGEPPAPFHPVVWMGNYLKAARRCWRAETPDEQLREGAGWWALGAVASAGVGELAQRLPGGWVTQGILLKLLLARRALFAAVDEVHAALIAGDLPEARRLLSWHLISRETSELTASEVAGAAIESLAENLSDSVVAPLLCFRMGGLPLAAIYRYANTADAMWGYRTPELEYAGKVAAHADDILNLAPARLTALCTLLASGGRGLGVWARDRRNTTSPNAGHPMSAFAGALGVRLDKRGVYVLNAGGRVTEAADLPRALKLARRTFALATLFLLLPWKLSLWRNDA, translated from the coding sequence ATGCTGCTAGCCCTCGCCCTTGATTTGCTGGGCGAGCCACCCGCGCCATTTCATCCGGTGGTCTGGATGGGGAATTATCTAAAAGCGGCGCGGAGGTGTTGGAGGGCAGAAACGCCTGATGAGCAACTGCGCGAAGGGGCTGGATGGTGGGCGCTGGGCGCAGTGGCCTCGGCGGGAGTCGGGGAATTGGCACAACGTCTACCGGGCGGCTGGGTGACACAGGGCATCCTCCTGAAGCTGTTGCTGGCGCGGCGGGCGCTGTTCGCGGCGGTGGATGAAGTTCATGCCGCCCTAATTGCGGGCGATCTGCCAGAAGCAAGACGACTCCTCTCCTGGCATCTGATCAGCCGGGAGACATCCGAATTGACGGCGTCCGAGGTGGCGGGCGCGGCCATAGAAAGTCTGGCGGAAAACCTGTCGGACAGCGTGGTTGCGCCGCTGCTGTGCTTTCGCATGGGCGGGTTGCCGCTGGCCGCGATTTATCGCTATGCCAACACCGCCGACGCCATGTGGGGCTACCGCACCCCGGAGCTGGAATACGCCGGAAAGGTAGCTGCCCACGCCGACGACATCCTGAATTTGGCCCCGGCCCGCCTGACCGCGCTGTGTACTTTGCTGGCCTCTGGTGGGCGCGGCCTGGGCGTGTGGGCGCGTGACCGCCGCAACACCACCAGTCCCAATGCCGGACATCCCATGAGCGCCTTCGCCGGAGCGCTGGGCGTCCGGCTGGACAAGCGCGGCGTGTACGTCCTCAATGCTGGGGGGCGCGTGACAGAAGCGGCAGACCTGCCCCGCGCCCTGAAGCTGGCCCGCCGAACCTTTGCGCTGGCGACGCTCTTTTTGCTGCTGCCCTGGAAGCTGTCACTCTGGAGGAACGATGCCTGA
- a CDS encoding histidinol-phosphate transaminase, whose product MPELPPLLPRIPHGGPTSAAFTGLDFSVNADPYGPNPALVQALREADHAHYPDPTYRAVRERLADWHGVSPSEVALAVGASDLLHRIVRAFLPTGGTLLSVRAPFGELARAAALNRAEVSVTTPETILNKIQPGVSLVYIGHPHNPTGHRHSEQQLQALAAACQSADALLIVDEAYAPFLPTSSVPRTASVIRLLSPGKAHGLVGARPAYALGAPEVVARLDNLAPAWHVPAGTAVVLAALPEAGDFLEQTLPRVRQEAEALATALRFLGPVERHGTPYMVLEVGNAAAVAAGLLNLRIRVRDCASYGLPDRIRISTRRPQENVRLIQALKAVLEDVYG is encoded by the coding sequence ATGCCTGAGCTGCCGCCCCTGCTGCCCCGCATCCCTCACGGTGGACCCACTTCCGCAGCCTTCACAGGTCTGGATTTCAGCGTGAATGCCGATCCTTACGGCCCCAATCCGGCGCTGGTGCAGGCACTGCGGGAAGCCGATCACGCCCATTATCCAGACCCGACTTACCGCGCGGTGCGTGAGCGACTGGCCGACTGGCATGGCGTCTCCCCTTCAGAAGTCGCGCTGGCGGTGGGCGCGTCCGATCTGCTGCACCGCATCGTCCGGGCATTTCTACCGACTGGTGGCACTCTGCTCAGCGTTCGCGCTCCTTTCGGAGAACTGGCCCGCGCCGCCGCGTTGAACCGGGCAGAAGTGAGTGTCACCACACCCGAAACCATCCTCAACAAGATTCAGCCCGGCGTATCGCTGGTCTATATCGGCCATCCGCACAACCCCACTGGTCACCGACATTCAGAACAGCAGTTGCAAGCCCTCGCCGCCGCCTGTCAGTCTGCCGATGCCCTGCTGATCGTGGACGAGGCGTATGCGCCGTTTCTGCCCACATCCAGCGTCCCGCGCACCGCGTCCGTGATTCGCCTGCTATCGCCCGGCAAGGCACATGGGCTGGTGGGCGCACGTCCCGCCTACGCTCTGGGCGCGCCGGAAGTTGTTGCCCGGCTGGACAACCTCGCACCCGCGTGGCATGTCCCGGCGGGAACGGCGGTAGTCCTGGCCGCATTGCCGGAAGCTGGAGACTTTCTGGAGCAAACCCTGCCGCGCGTGCGACAGGAAGCGGAGGCACTGGCAACTGCCTTGCGCTTTCTCGGCCCAGTAGAGCGTCACGGCACGCCATACATGGTGCTGGAAGTGGGAAATGCGGCAGCCGTGGCAGCAGGGTTACTGAACCTCCGCATTCGGGTGCGCGATTGCGCCAGCTACGGCCTGCCTGACCGCATCCGCATTTCCACCCGCAGACCGCAGGAGAATGTGCGGCTCATCCAAGCGCTCAAAGCTGTTCTGGAGGACGTTTATGGGTAA
- the cobO gene encoding cob(I)yrinic acid a,c-diamide adenosyltransferase codes for MDRATAARREAAMRELQADRDNYKKAEGITKGRRGLLIVNTGNGKGKTTAALGLMMRAHGRGLTTRMFQFLKHENAKFGEHRTMDALGLPYEGLGDGFTWRSRDLDNSAEMAAHGWALARAAIEAGEHDLIVLDEFTYPLKFGWVPWPEVEAVLKARDPRMHIVITGRDALPELVELADTVSEINPVKHAYAAGIGAQTGIEY; via the coding sequence ATGGACAGGGCCACCGCCGCCCGCCGCGAGGCCGCCATGCGCGAGTTGCAGGCGGACCGCGACAACTATAAAAAGGCCGAGGGGATTACCAAGGGGCGGCGCGGTCTGCTGATCGTCAACACTGGCAACGGCAAGGGCAAGACCACCGCCGCACTGGGCCTGATGATGCGGGCGCACGGGCGCGGGCTGACCACACGGATGTTCCAGTTTCTCAAGCACGAGAACGCCAAATTTGGCGAACACCGCACGATGGACGCGCTGGGCCTGCCCTACGAGGGCCTGGGCGACGGCTTTACATGGCGTTCGCGCGATCTGGACAACTCGGCGGAGATGGCCGCGCACGGCTGGGCACTGGCACGGGCCGCGATTGAGGCGGGCGAACACGATCTAATCGTGCTGGACGAGTTCACCTATCCCCTCAAATTCGGCTGGGTGCCCTGGCCGGAGGTGGAAGCCGTGCTGAAAGCCCGCGATCCCAGGATGCACATCGTCATCACCGGACGCGACGCCCTGCCCGAACTGGTGGAACTGGCCGATACCGTGAGCGAGATCAATCCCGTCAAGCACGCCTATGCGGCGGGCATCGGGGCGCAAACCGGGATTGAGTATTGA
- a CDS encoding ATP-binding protein: MFALVAVLAVVITSFGTVNSAFRVIEQLNPELNLGSLRDGGWDADPSAVLTPQQQLARDAGRQIIGSAVRSALFSALLAVIVAGLVTRQLTRPLARLVDGAGRLQAGARDVQLPLPRRKDELRDLTGAFNELTTALARQEAWRRGLMADIAHDLRTPLAVLRSEIEAMQDGVQPTDAAALVRLHGEVLLLARLVTDLRLLSLAESGAISLSPTALDGGEVLRALADAYALRAAEAGVRLSVDAPAAVPLVADPDRLRQTLQNILDNALRYAAPGPVELSAHLDGTATVLTVRDHGPGFRPDDLSRAFERFYRADASRTRDPGGRASSGLGLAIARALTEAQGGVITARNHPGGGAEFVLVFPLALLPLALAPHSLGQTA, from the coding sequence ATGTTCGCGTTGGTGGCGGTGCTGGCAGTGGTCATCACGTCGTTCGGCACGGTCAATTCGGCGTTCCGGGTGATCGAGCAGCTCAATCCCGAACTGAATCTCGGTTCGTTGCGGGACGGTGGCTGGGATGCTGACCCGTCCGCTGTCCTGACCCCCCAGCAGCAGTTGGCGCGCGACGCCGGGCGGCAGATCATCGGCAGCGCGGTGCGTTCGGCGCTGTTCAGTGCGCTGCTGGCGGTAATCGTGGCCGGACTGGTCACGCGGCAACTGACGCGTCCGCTGGCCCGGCTGGTGGACGGAGCGGGCCGCCTGCAAGCTGGAGCGCGCGACGTGCAATTGCCGCTGCCCCGCAGAAAGGACGAACTGCGTGACCTGACGGGCGCGTTCAATGAGCTGACCACCGCCCTGGCCCGTCAGGAAGCGTGGCGGCGTGGGCTGATGGCCGATATTGCCCACGATCTGCGAACACCGCTGGCTGTGCTGCGCTCCGAGATCGAGGCCATGCAGGACGGTGTGCAGCCCACCGACGCGGCGGCCCTAGTCCGGCTACACGGCGAGGTGCTGCTGCTGGCCCGTCTGGTGACCGATCTGCGTCTGCTGTCGCTGGCCGAGAGCGGCGCGATCAGCCTGTCACCCACAGCGCTGGACGGGGGAGAGGTTCTGCGTGCCCTGGCCGACGCCTACGCCCTGCGTGCGGCAGAGGCGGGCGTACGACTCAGCGTGGATGCGCCCGCTGCCGTTCCGCTCGTGGCTGACCCGGACCGCTTGCGCCAGACCCTCCAGAACATTCTGGACAATGCCCTGCGTTACGCCGCCCCTGGCCCGGTGGAGCTGTCGGCTCACCTGGACGGAACCGCAACGGTGCTGACCGTCCGCGATCACGGCCCCGGTTTTCGGCCCGATGACCTGTCGCGCGCCTTCGAGCGCTTTTACCGCGCCGATGCCAGCCGCACCCGTGATCCCGGTGGACGCGCCAGCAGCGGTCTGGGTCTGGCGATTGCCCGCGCGCTGACCGAGGCGCAGGGCGGCGTCATCACGGCCCGCAACCATCCGGGGGGCGGCGCGGAGTTCGTGCTAGTGTTCCCACTTGCTCTGCTCCCCCTTGCTCTGGCCCCGCATTCCCTAGGCCAGACTGCTTAA
- a CDS encoding ABC transporter substrate-binding protein has protein sequence MRQFIVLSTLVLLSSAAATAYPLTVTDDLGRKVTLNSEPKRIIAMLPSHTETLIAIGAGDKLIAIDVYSNYPKAITDKLPKVGSGFQPDLEAIVALKPDLVLADESSGSRLTEKLAAAGLTVYGGTAQTYNEVFEKIAVLGKMTNRETGALNLITSMRTELNTLQASVAKLPRVSTYYEIDPTPYSVGPNSFIGALISRAGGQTIVPAALGDFPKLDPELIVKANPQIMIGLTPAEAAKRPGWANLKAVQSGKIFNPTPEEGDAISRPGPRLPAALRALIKYIHPEALK, from the coding sequence ATGCGCCAGTTCATTGTTCTGTCCACCCTTGTCCTGCTATCCAGCGCCGCCGCCACCGCCTACCCCCTGACCGTCACCGACGATCTGGGCCGTAAGGTCACGCTGAACAGCGAGCCGAAACGGATTATCGCCATGTTGCCCAGCCACACCGAGACGCTGATCGCCATCGGCGCAGGCGACAAGCTGATCGCCATTGACGTGTACAGCAATTACCCGAAGGCCATCACCGACAAACTGCCAAAGGTGGGGAGCGGTTTCCAGCCTGATCTGGAAGCCATCGTGGCCCTCAAGCCCGATCTGGTGCTGGCCGACGAGTCCTCCGGCTCACGCCTGACCGAGAAGCTAGCGGCGGCAGGTCTGACCGTGTACGGCGGCACTGCCCAGACCTACAACGAGGTCTTTGAAAAAATTGCCGTGCTGGGCAAGATGACCAACCGCGAGACGGGCGCACTGAACCTGATTACCAGCATGCGAACCGAGCTGAACACCCTCCAGGCCAGCGTGGCGAAGCTGCCCAGAGTCAGCACCTACTACGAGATTGATCCCACGCCGTACAGCGTCGGCCCCAACTCGTTTATCGGGGCGTTGATCAGTCGGGCCGGGGGGCAAACCATCGTGCCCGCCGCGCTGGGCGACTTTCCCAAGCTTGACCCCGAACTGATCGTGAAGGCCAATCCGCAGATCATGATCGGTCTGACCCCGGCGGAAGCGGCCAAACGTCCGGGCTGGGCAAACTTGAAAGCGGTGCAGAGCGGCAAAATTTTTAACCCCACCCCCGAGGAAGGTGACGCCATCTCGCGCCCTGGCCCGCGCCTGCCCGCCGCCCTGCGCGCCCTGATCAAGTACATCCACCCCGAGGCCCTGAAGTGA
- a CDS encoding histidine phosphatase family protein, with protein sequence MTLTLYLVRHAATAPNAQRRYPHADEDAPLSPEGRAVAAGLKLPLHATAHASPSLRTRETAELAGFSHVIAAPALAEAAFGVIAGQTWAELEAQFGDTPRGWIDGLSDPEGETGPPGGETGRAFHARIQNWLTQLPQDGDVIAFTHAGPLLAALRLCVGLRAAEIAPGGVAVLRRAEGHWWLRELRQPRGN encoded by the coding sequence GTGACCCTCACGCTGTATCTGGTGCGCCATGCAGCCACCGCACCGAACGCCCAGCGCCGCTACCCGCACGCGGACGAGGACGCGCCGCTCTCGCCAGAGGGCCGCGCAGTCGCTGCCGGGTTGAAATTGCCACTACACGCTACCGCCCACGCTTCGCCCAGTCTGAGAACCAGAGAAACGGCAGAATTGGCCGGATTTTCCCATGTCATCGCGGCTCCTGCACTTGCCGAAGCGGCGTTTGGCGTGATAGCCGGGCAGACCTGGGCCGAATTGGAGGCGCAATTTGGCGACACACCACGCGGCTGGATTGACGGACTGAGTGATCCTGAAGGCGAGACTGGCCCGCCAGGAGGCGAAACGGGCCGCGCCTTCCACGCCCGCATTCAGAACTGGCTGACCCAACTCCCGCAAGACGGCGACGTGATCGCCTTCACCCACGCCGGGCCGCTGCTGGCCGCGCTACGCCTGTGCGTGGGCCTTCGCGCTGCCGAGATCGCACCGGGCGGGGTGGCGGTTCTCCGGCGGGCGGAAGGGCACTGGTGGCTGCGGGAATTGCGGCAGCCACGGGGCAACTGA
- a CDS encoding adenosylcobinamide-GDP ribazoletransferase, producing the protein MRAAHLALTFLTILPLPHIQEVRDGDFARASAYYPLAGYAVGGLVSLLLWLELPLPGGVVAALAVGAWLAITGMLHFDGLVDSADALFAVKTPAQRLEILRDLHVGAFGLAVGVLALLTLWSLLAAPIPWYAPLVAAVSARTLLLLPMNLYPAARQESLGARSREGRWGVALFLAAPTLLFPGAWIAWVAALAACLGVAAFSARRLGGGLSGDIYGMIVVTAELAALCAFAWGRG; encoded by the coding sequence TTGCGCGCCGCCCATCTAGCCCTGACCTTTCTGACCATCCTGCCGCTGCCGCACATTCAAGAAGTGCGGGACGGCGACTTTGCTCGGGCCAGTGCGTACTACCCGCTGGCGGGCTACGCGGTGGGCGGGTTGGTATCGCTGCTGCTGTGGCTGGAGCTGCCGTTGCCCGGTGGCGTGGTGGCCGCGCTGGCGGTGGGCGCGTGGCTGGCGATCACCGGGATGCTGCACTTTGATGGGCTGGTGGACAGCGCCGACGCCCTGTTCGCGGTCAAGACTCCGGCCCAGCGTCTGGAAATCCTACGTGACCTGCATGTGGGGGCCTTTGGGCTGGCAGTGGGCGTGCTGGCCTTACTGACGCTGTGGAGCCTGCTGGCCGCGCCTATCCCGTGGTACGCGCCACTAGTGGCCGCTGTCTCTGCACGTACTTTGCTTCTGCTGCCCATGAATCTGTACCCGGCGGCCCGTCAGGAATCCCTGGGCGCACGCTCGCGCGAGGGGCGCTGGGGCGTGGCGCTGTTTCTGGCCGCGCCCACGCTGCTATTTCCCGGAGCGTGGATCGCGTGGGTTGCGGCATTGGCGGCCTGTCTAGGGGTGGCCGCCTTCAGTGCGCGGCGGCTGGGCGGCGGCCTCAGCGGGGACATCTACGGCATGATCGTGGTCACGGCGGAACTGGCCGCGCTGTGTGCCTTTGCCTGGGGCAGAGGGTGA
- a CDS encoding response regulator produces MTTILIVEDEARLGDILEEYLRREGYATERAMTGPRALELWRAARPALMLLDLMLPGLDGLEVARRVRAESALPIIMLTARDEEVDRLVGLGIGADDYVVKPYSPREVVARVKAVLRRAGGEASSVGGFGVQTLYHVGPLSVDTAAFEVRLDGQPLDVTVAEVRLLAALAREPGVVRNRAELLSALGGLERGTDERAVDAHVKNLRRKLGVREGLLDTVRGVGYRLRADA; encoded by the coding sequence ATGACCACCATCCTGATCGTGGAAGACGAGGCCCGGCTGGGCGACATTCTGGAAGAGTATCTGCGCCGCGAGGGCTACGCCACTGAACGCGCCATGACCGGCCCGCGTGCGCTGGAGCTGTGGCGTGCGGCCCGGCCCGCCCTGATGCTGCTGGACCTGATGCTGCCCGGTCTGGACGGTCTGGAGGTGGCCCGCCGGGTGCGTGCCGAGTCGGCCCTGCCGATCATCATGCTCACCGCCCGCGATGAGGAGGTGGACCGACTGGTGGGCCTGGGCATCGGCGCGGACGATTACGTGGTCAAGCCCTACAGCCCGCGTGAGGTGGTGGCCCGCGTGAAGGCGGTGTTGCGCCGTGCTGGGGGCGAAGCCAGCTCTGTCGGAGGCTTTGGTGTGCAAACCCTGTACCACGTCGGGCCACTCAGCGTGGATACGGCGGCGTTTGAAGTCCGGCTGGACGGTCAACCGCTGGACGTGACGGTGGCCGAAGTTCGCCTGCTGGCGGCGCTGGCCCGCGAGCCGGGGGTGGTCCGCAACCGCGCCGAACTGCTGTCTGCGCTGGGCGGCCTGGAACGCGGTACCGACGAGCGCGCGGTGGACGCCCACGTCAAGAATCTGCGCCGCAAGCTGGGCGTGCGCGAGGGGCTGCTGGATACCGTGCGCGGCGTGGGCTACCGTCTGCGCGCCGATGCATGA
- a CDS encoding type II toxin-antitoxin system VapC family toxin, whose protein sequence is MRLLLDTHILLWITLKPELIPSSLQVQLSDSQNQMVLSAVNAWEMSIKHALGRLPEAAPLLADFPAVAARLGADMLDISPAHAIRAGALEWTHRDPFDRMLVAQALEDGLRLVTLDAHITGFAQAPILR, encoded by the coding sequence GTGAGGCTGCTGCTGGATACTCACATTCTGCTGTGGATCACGCTCAAGCCCGAACTCATTCCCTCCTCTCTTCAGGTACAGCTCAGCGACTCGCAGAATCAGATGGTTCTGAGCGCTGTAAATGCCTGGGAAATGTCCATCAAACATGCGCTGGGACGCCTGCCCGAAGCCGCCCCCCTGCTGGCCGACTTTCCCGCCGTTGCCGCCCGGCTGGGGGCCGACATGCTGGACATCTCGCCCGCGCACGCCATCCGCGCGGGGGCGCTGGAGTGGACGCACCGCGATCCCTTCGACCGGATGCTGGTGGCACAGGCGCTAGAAGATGGATTGCGGCTGGTCACGCTGGACGCGCACATCACCGGGTTTGCTCAAGCTCCAATCCTGCGTTAA
- the cobU gene encoding bifunctional adenosylcobinamide kinase/adenosylcobinamide-phosphate guanylyltransferase, which translates to MILYVTGGARSGKSSFAEARAAASGGAVTYLATAQAFDAEMTERIGRHRADRPAHWTTVEEPLDVPQAMQDAATPTVLLDCLSLWVSNMLLLDWTDEAMLEATDALLSAAHTRPGLTVLVTNEVGLGIVPDNALARRYRDLLGWVNQRCAAASDEAIFLVSGLPLQLKPSKEFHAP; encoded by the coding sequence GTGATCCTGTACGTGACCGGCGGCGCACGCAGCGGCAAGAGCAGCTTTGCCGAGGCCCGCGCCGCCGCGTCCGGGGGGGCTGTGACCTACCTCGCCACCGCCCAGGCTTTTGACGCCGAGATGACGGAACGCATTGGGCGTCACCGCGCGGACCGTCCGGCACATTGGACGACGGTGGAAGAACCGCTGGACGTGCCGCAAGCTATGCAAGACGCCGCAACGCCCACCGTTTTGCTGGACTGCCTGAGCCTGTGGGTCAGCAACATGCTGCTTCTGGACTGGACCGATGAGGCCATGCTGGAAGCGACGGATGCACTGCTGAGCGCCGCCCACACCCGCCCCGGCCTGACCGTGCTGGTGACCAACGAGGTGGGCCTGGGCATCGTGCCGGACAACGCCCTGGCACGCCGTTACCGCGACCTGCTGGGCTGGGTCAACCAGCGCTGCGCCGCCGCCAGCGACGAGGCAATCTTCCTCGTGAGCGGGCTGCCACTACAACTCAAACCCTCCAAGGAGTTCCATGCACCCTGA